From the genome of Muricauda sp. SCSIO 64092, one region includes:
- the rpoC gene encoding DNA-directed RNA polymerase subunit beta', translating into MARLKDNNTPKRFNKISIGLSSPEAILAESRGEVLKPETINYRTHKPERDGLFCERIFGPVKDYECACGKYKRIRYRGIVCDRCGVEVTEKKVRRDRVGHINLVVPVAHIWYFRSLPNKIGYLLGLPSKKLDMIIYYERYVVIQPGIAKGPEGEEINKMDFLTEEEYLNILESIPVENQYLEDSDPNKFIAKMGAECLIDLLSRIDLEQLSYELRHKANTETSKQRKTEALKRLQVVEALRESQDNRENRPEWMIMKVIPVIPPELRPLVPLDGGRFATSDLNDLYRRVIIRNNRLKRLMEIKAPEVILRNEKRMLQESVDSLFDNTRKASAVKTESNRPLKSLSDSLKGKQGRFRQNLLGKRVDYSARSVIVVGPEMNLYECGLPKDMAAELYKPFVIRKLIERGIVKTVKSAKKIIDKKEPVVWDILDNVIKGHPVLLNRAPTLHRLGIQAFQPKLIEGKAIRLHPLACTAFNADFDGDQMAVHLPLGPEAVLEAQLLMLASQNILNPANGSPIAVPSQDMVLGLYYMTKKRLSDDEVTVKGEGLTFYSPEEVEIAFNEKKVDLNASIKVRTKDFNEEGELVNQIIETTVGRVLFNQEVPEEAGFINQVLTKKALRSIIGDILAVTDVPRTAAFLDKIKTMGYQFAFKGGLSFSLGDIIIPAEKHEMISDANDQVDGIMMNYNMGLITNNERYNQVIDVWTSTNAMLTELAMKRIREDQQGFNSVYMMLDSGARGSKEQIRQLTGMRGLMAKPKKSTAGGGEIIENPILSNFKEGLSILEYFISTHGARKGLADTALKTADAGYLTRRLVDVSQDVIINIEDCGTLRGIEVAPLRKNEEIVETLGERILGRVSLHDVYNPLNEELLISAGQEITEVEVRKVEASPIEKIEVRSPLTCEASKGICAKCYGRNLATNKMVQRGEAVGVVAAQSIGEPGTQLTLRTFHVGGIAGNISEESKLEAKFDGVAEIEDLRTVVGQNSEGEKANIVISRTSEIKIVDEKTGITLSTNNIPYGSQLFVKNGAKISSGEVLCQWDPYNGVIVSEFTGAIAYENIEQGVTYQVEIDEQTGFQEKVISESRNKKLIPTLLIKDGKGETLRSYNLPVGSHIMVDDGEKISEGKILVKIPRKSAKAGDITGGLPRVTELFEARNPSNPAVVSEIDGVVSFGKIKRGNREIIIESKLGEVKKYLVKLSNQILVQENDYVRAGMPLSDGSITPEDILAIKGPSAVQQYLVNEVQEVYRLQGVKINDKHFEVVVRQMMRKVRIEDAGDTIFLENQLVHKDDFIRENDEIFGKKVVEDSGDSENLKAGQIISARDLRDENSLLKRSDKTLVTARDAVAATATPILQGITRASLQTKSFISAASFQETTKVLNEAAVSGKVDTLEGLKENVIVGHKIPAGTGMRDYDSIIVGSKEEYDEIMARKEEFKF; encoded by the coding sequence ATGGCTAGATTAAAAGATAACAATACTCCAAAAAGGTTCAATAAAATCTCTATAGGATTGTCTTCCCCGGAAGCAATTTTGGCAGAGTCCAGAGGTGAGGTTTTAAAACCGGAAACCATTAACTACCGCACCCACAAACCGGAAAGGGACGGCTTGTTCTGTGAGCGTATTTTTGGTCCTGTTAAGGATTACGAATGTGCCTGTGGAAAATATAAGCGTATCCGTTACCGCGGCATTGTTTGTGACCGTTGTGGGGTGGAGGTAACTGAGAAGAAAGTACGTAGGGATAGGGTAGGACACATTAATTTGGTGGTTCCCGTTGCCCATATATGGTATTTCCGCTCACTACCCAATAAGATTGGATATCTGTTGGGACTCCCTTCCAAGAAATTGGACATGATTATTTATTATGAGCGTTATGTGGTCATCCAACCGGGTATCGCCAAAGGTCCTGAAGGGGAGGAAATCAATAAAATGGACTTCCTGACCGAGGAGGAGTACCTCAATATATTGGAGTCCATTCCAGTTGAAAACCAATATTTGGAAGATTCCGACCCCAATAAATTCATTGCCAAAATGGGCGCGGAATGTTTGATCGATCTGCTTTCAAGAATCGATTTGGAACAACTGTCCTATGAATTAAGGCATAAAGCAAATACAGAAACTTCAAAGCAACGTAAGACCGAGGCTTTAAAAAGATTGCAGGTTGTTGAAGCTTTAAGGGAATCCCAGGACAACCGGGAAAACCGCCCCGAGTGGATGATTATGAAAGTCATTCCGGTAATTCCACCGGAATTACGTCCTTTGGTTCCTTTGGACGGAGGTCGTTTTGCTACTTCGGACTTAAATGACCTGTACCGAAGGGTGATCATCCGAAACAATCGTTTGAAACGTTTGATGGAAATCAAAGCCCCGGAAGTGATTCTAAGGAACGAAAAACGTATGCTCCAAGAATCCGTGGATTCCTTGTTTGACAATACAAGAAAAGCTTCTGCGGTCAAAACAGAATCAAATAGACCATTGAAATCCCTTTCAGATTCCCTAAAGGGAAAACAAGGCCGTTTCCGTCAAAACCTATTGGGTAAACGTGTGGATTACTCGGCGCGTTCCGTGATTGTCGTAGGCCCGGAAATGAACCTGTATGAATGTGGTCTTCCAAAAGATATGGCGGCGGAACTTTACAAACCTTTTGTAATCAGGAAATTGATAGAAAGGGGTATCGTAAAAACCGTAAAATCTGCCAAGAAGATAATAGACAAAAAAGAACCGGTTGTTTGGGACATATTGGATAATGTGATCAAAGGGCACCCCGTGCTGTTGAACAGGGCCCCCACATTGCACAGATTGGGGATTCAAGCCTTCCAACCCAAACTTATTGAGGGTAAGGCCATACGTTTGCACCCATTGGCCTGTACTGCATTTAATGCGGATTTTGATGGTGACCAGATGGCGGTACACTTGCCCCTTGGGCCGGAAGCTGTTTTGGAAGCACAGTTATTGATGCTGGCCTCCCAAAATATCTTAAATCCTGCTAATGGGTCTCCAATAGCGGTTCCTTCCCAGGATATGGTTTTGGGATTGTACTATATGACAAAAAAGCGACTCTCCGATGACGAGGTTACGGTTAAAGGAGAGGGATTGACCTTCTACTCACCCGAAGAAGTTGAAATTGCTTTCAACGAAAAGAAAGTGGATTTGAATGCAAGCATTAAAGTGCGTACAAAAGACTTTAATGAAGAAGGGGAATTGGTAAATCAAATTATTGAGACCACTGTTGGTAGGGTGCTGTTCAATCAAGAAGTTCCCGAGGAAGCAGGTTTCATTAACCAGGTATTGACCAAAAAAGCGCTACGTAGCATTATTGGGGATATTTTGGCCGTTACGGATGTACCCAGGACAGCAGCATTTTTGGATAAGATCAAGACCATGGGGTATCAATTCGCCTTTAAGGGCGGATTGTCCTTTAGCTTGGGTGATATTATTATCCCTGCTGAAAAGCATGAAATGATATCGGATGCCAACGATCAGGTCGATGGCATCATGATGAACTATAACATGGGACTTATCACCAATAACGAACGCTACAATCAGGTGATTGATGTTTGGACCTCAACAAATGCCATGTTGACGGAACTGGCCATGAAGCGAATTCGTGAAGATCAGCAAGGATTCAATTCGGTGTATATGATGTTGGATTCCGGCGCAAGGGGTTCCAAAGAGCAGATTCGCCAGTTGACGGGGATGCGTGGTTTGATGGCCAAGCCCAAAAAATCCACTGCAGGAGGTGGAGAGATCATCGAAAATCCAATTCTCTCCAACTTTAAGGAGGGATTGTCCATTTTGGAGTACTTCATCTCTACGCACGGTGCGCGTAAAGGTCTTGCGGATACTGCTTTAAAAACAGCGGATGCCGGATATTTAACACGCCGTTTGGTTGATGTTTCCCAAGATGTAATTATCAACATTGAAGATTGTGGAACACTCCGGGGTATCGAGGTTGCTCCACTGCGTAAAAACGAGGAAATCGTTGAAACCCTCGGGGAACGAATTTTAGGTAGGGTTTCATTGCATGATGTCTACAATCCCTTGAATGAAGAATTGCTTATTTCCGCCGGTCAGGAAATTACCGAGGTTGAAGTAAGGAAGGTTGAGGCCTCCCCAATTGAAAAGATTGAGGTTCGTTCTCCATTGACATGTGAGGCATCCAAAGGGATTTGTGCAAAATGCTACGGTAGGAACCTAGCAACCAATAAAATGGTTCAAAGAGGTGAAGCCGTGGGTGTTGTAGCTGCTCAATCCATTGGTGAACCTGGTACTCAGTTAACATTGCGTACGTTCCACGTAGGTGGTATTGCAGGAAACATTTCTGAGGAAAGCAAGCTGGAAGCCAAATTTGATGGTGTTGCCGAAATTGAGGATTTGAGAACCGTTGTTGGGCAGAACAGTGAAGGCGAAAAGGCAAATATCGTTATCTCAAGGACATCTGAAATTAAGATTGTGGATGAGAAAACAGGTATTACGCTAAGTACCAATAACATTCCTTATGGTTCCCAGTTATTCGTGAAAAATGGAGCTAAGATTAGTAGTGGGGAGGTGCTTTGTCAATGGGATCCCTATAATGGTGTAATCGTTTCCGAGTTTACGGGAGCCATTGCCTATGAGAATATCGAACAAGGTGTCACCTATCAAGTGGAGATTGACGAACAGACAGGATTCCAGGAAAAGGTGATTTCCGAGTCCAGGAATAAAAAGTTGATACCTACCTTATTGATCAAGGATGGAAAAGGTGAAACACTTCGATCATATAACCTTCCTGTTGGCTCCCATATTATGGTTGATGATGGGGAAAAGATCAGTGAAGGTAAGATTTTGGTTAAGATTCCACGTAAGTCTGCCAAGGCAGGGGACATCACCGGTGGTCTTCCAAGGGTAACCGAATTGTTTGAAGCGCGTAACCCTTCAAATCCAGCCGTGGTCTCCGAAATTGATGGAGTGGTATCCTTTGGTAAGATCAAACGTGGAAACCGTGAGATCATCATCGAGTCCAAATTGGGAGAAGTCAAGAAATACTTGGTGAAGCTTTCAAATCAAATATTGGTTCAAGAGAACGATTATGTACGGGCAGGAATGCCATTATCCGACGGTTCCATTACCCCAGAGGATATTTTGGCCATCAAAGGGCCATCGGCCGTTCAGCAATATTTGGTGAACGAAGTTCAAGAGGTATACCGACTGCAAGGTGTAAAGATCAATGATAAACACTTTGAAGTGGTTGTACGGCAGATGATGCGTAAAGTCCGTATTGAAGATGCCGGGGATACTATTTTCCTGGAGAATCAATTAGTGCACAAGGACGACTTTATTAGGGAGAACGATGAAATTTTTGGTAAAAAAGTAGTCGAGGACTCCGGGGATTCCGAAAACTTAAAAGCAGGACAGATTATTTCTGCCAGGGATTTGAGGGATGAAAATTCACTGTTGAAACGTTCGGATAAAACCTTGGTAACTGCTCGGGATGCGGTTGCGGCTACGGCAACACCGATCCTTCAGGGAATTACCAGGGCGTCATTACAGACCAAGTCGTTCATTTCTGCAGCGTCCTTCCAAGAAACCACCAAAGTATTGAACGAGGCTGCCGTAAGCGGCAAAGTGGATACGCTGGAAGGTTTAAAGGAAAATGTCATTGTTGGACATAAAATTCCTGCAGGTACGGGTATGCGTGATTATGATAGCATCATTGTAGGCTCAAAAGAGGAATATGATGAAATCATGGCACGTAAGGAAGAGTTCAAATTCTAA
- a CDS encoding DUF3467 domain-containing protein codes for MAEKNQNQKQINIELDEKTAEGIYSNLAIINHSVSEFVVDFISMMPGAPKAKVKSRIVLTPQHAKKFLKALNDNVNRFEKAHGTIKDYEQPPIPLNFGPTGEA; via the coding sequence ATGGCTGAAAAGAACCAAAATCAAAAACAGATCAATATAGAACTGGATGAGAAGACGGCAGAAGGAATTTATTCCAATCTGGCCATTATTAACCATTCTGTATCTGAATTTGTAGTGGATTTTATCAGTATGATGCCAGGAGCACCAAAGGCAAAGGTGAAAAGCAGAATTGTATTGACACCACAGCATGCCAAAAAGTTCCTAAAGGCACTTAACGATAATGTGAATAGGTTCGAAAAAGCGCATGGAACAATTAAGGATTATGAACAACCTCCCATACCATTGAATTTTGGTCCTACGGGAGAAGCATAA
- the rpoB gene encoding DNA-directed RNA polymerase subunit beta translates to MFTNKTEERVNFATAKNMPEYPDFLDIQIKSFQDFFQLETKSDERGNEGLYNTFMENFPITDTRNQFVLEFLDYFIDPPRYTIQECIERGLTYSVPLKARLKLYCTDPEHEDFETIVQDVYLGTIPYMTPSGTFVINGAERVVVSQLHRSPGVFFGQSFHANGTKLYSARVIPFKGSWIEFATDINSVMYAYIDRKKKLPVTTLFRAIGFERDKDILEIFDLSEEVKVSKAGLKKVMGRKLAARVLNTWHEDFVDEDTGEVVSIERNEIILDRDTVLEKEHIDEIIDADVKTILLHKENANLSDYAIIHNTLQKDPTNSEKEAVEHIYRQLRNAEPPDEETARGIIDKLFFSDQRYNLGEVGRYRMNKKLGLDIGMDKQVLTKEDIITIIKYLIELINSKAEIDDIDHLSNRRVRTVGEQLSSQFGVGLARMARTIRERMNVRDNEVFTPIDLINAKTLSSVINSFFGTNQLSQFMDQTNPLAEITHKRRLSALGPGGLSRERAGFEVRDVHYTHYGRLCPIETPEGPNIGLISSLSVFAKVNQMGFLETPYRKVADGKVNVEEYVYLSAEEEEGMKIAQANIPLNDAGAIDGDKVIAREEGDFPVVEPSEVNYTDVAPNQIASISASLIPFLEHDDANRALMGSNMMRQAVPLLRPESPIVGTGLERQVAKDSRVLINAEEDGVVDYVDAKKIIIKYSRSEEEKMVSFEEDSKTYDLIKFRKTNQGTSINLKPIVRKGDKVQKGQVLCEGYATQSGELALGRNMKVAFMPWKGYNFEDAIVISEKVVREDIFTSIHIDEYALEVRDTKLGAEELTNDIPNVSEEATKDLDENGMIRIGAEVKPGDILIGKITPKGESDPTPEEKLLRAIFGDKAGDVKDASLKASPSLRGVVIDKKLFSRSIKDKRKRSEDKEAISKLEMDYEVRFQQLKDVLVEKLFALVNGKTSQGVQNDLGEEVLPKGKKYTIKMLNSVDDFAHLISGTWTTDDKTNILVNDLLHNYKIKLNDLQGSLRRDKFTISVGDELPAGIMKLAKVYIAKKRKLKVGDKMAGRHGNKGIVARIVRQEDMPFLEDGTPVDIVLNPLGVPSRMNIGQIYETVLGWAGQKLGRKYATPIFDGASLDEINGFTDEAGVPRFGHTYLYDGGTGERFDQAATVGVIYMLKLGHMVDDKMHARSIGPYSLITQQPLGGKAQFGGQRFGEMEVWALEAYGASSTLREILTVKSDDVIGRAKTYESIVKGETMPEPGLPESFNVLMHELKGLGLDIRLEE, encoded by the coding sequence TTGGAATTTTTGGATTATTTCATTGACCCACCAAGATATACGATACAAGAATGTATCGAGCGTGGTCTTACCTATAGCGTACCCTTAAAAGCTAGATTAAAACTATACTGTACCGATCCGGAACATGAAGATTTTGAGACTATTGTACAGGATGTTTATTTGGGGACCATCCCATACATGACACCCAGTGGAACATTTGTGATCAATGGGGCGGAACGTGTTGTGGTTTCTCAGTTGCACCGTTCTCCAGGTGTATTCTTTGGGCAGTCCTTCCATGCCAACGGAACTAAGCTGTATTCCGCCAGGGTAATTCCTTTTAAAGGTTCATGGATTGAATTTGCCACCGATATCAATAGCGTAATGTACGCTTATATCGATAGGAAGAAAAAGTTACCGGTTACCACCTTATTCAGGGCTATTGGATTTGAACGTGATAAGGATATCCTTGAAATTTTTGACCTTTCGGAGGAGGTTAAAGTCTCAAAGGCCGGATTGAAGAAGGTAATGGGCCGTAAGTTGGCCGCGAGGGTACTGAATACCTGGCACGAGGATTTTGTGGATGAAGATACGGGCGAGGTGGTTTCCATTGAACGAAACGAGATTATCCTTGATCGTGATACCGTTTTGGAAAAGGAGCATATAGACGAGATTATCGATGCAGATGTAAAGACCATCCTTTTGCATAAGGAAAATGCAAATCTGTCGGATTATGCCATTATCCACAATACACTTCAAAAGGATCCCACAAACTCCGAAAAGGAAGCGGTAGAACATATTTACAGACAATTGCGTAATGCCGAACCGCCAGATGAAGAGACCGCGAGGGGAATCATAGACAAATTGTTCTTTTCCGACCAACGGTACAATCTTGGGGAGGTAGGCCGTTACCGTATGAACAAAAAATTAGGTCTTGATATTGGAATGGACAAGCAGGTATTGACCAAGGAAGATATCATTACTATTATTAAATATTTGATTGAACTTATCAATTCCAAAGCGGAGATTGATGACATAGATCACCTGTCCAACAGAAGGGTAAGAACGGTTGGTGAACAATTGTCCTCTCAGTTTGGTGTTGGTTTGGCACGTATGGCACGTACCATTCGTGAGCGAATGAATGTTCGCGATAACGAGGTATTTACACCAATCGATTTGATCAATGCCAAGACCTTGTCATCGGTGATTAACTCATTTTTTGGTACCAACCAGCTATCCCAGTTTATGGACCAAACCAATCCGTTGGCAGAGATAACCCATAAACGTAGGCTATCGGCACTTGGCCCAGGTGGTCTATCAAGGGAAAGGGCAGGATTTGAGGTCCGTGACGTACATTACACCCACTATGGGCGTTTATGTCCAATTGAAACTCCTGAAGGTCCTAATATTGGTTTAATTTCTTCACTTTCGGTTTTTGCCAAAGTGAACCAGATGGGCTTCTTGGAAACACCGTATAGAAAAGTTGCGGATGGAAAGGTGAATGTTGAAGAGTATGTGTACTTAAGCGCAGAAGAGGAAGAAGGAATGAAAATAGCTCAGGCCAATATTCCTTTGAATGATGCGGGTGCCATTGACGGCGATAAGGTAATTGCCCGTGAGGAAGGTGACTTCCCCGTGGTAGAACCTTCCGAAGTGAACTATACCGACGTAGCACCAAATCAAATTGCCTCCATTTCGGCCTCTTTGATTCCCTTCTTGGAGCACGATGACGCAAACCGTGCTTTAATGGGGTCCAACATGATGCGTCAGGCCGTTCCGTTATTACGACCAGAATCGCCCATTGTGGGAACCGGTTTGGAAAGACAGGTTGCCAAGGATTCAAGGGTATTGATCAATGCAGAGGAAGATGGTGTTGTCGACTATGTGGATGCCAAGAAAATAATTATTAAATATTCCAGATCCGAGGAAGAAAAGATGGTCAGTTTTGAAGAAGACTCCAAAACGTACGACTTGATCAAGTTCCGCAAGACAAACCAGGGTACTTCCATTAACCTTAAACCTATTGTACGAAAAGGGGATAAGGTGCAAAAAGGTCAAGTGCTTTGCGAAGGTTATGCCACGCAAAGCGGGGAACTTGCCCTTGGAAGAAACATGAAAGTAGCTTTCATGCCCTGGAAGGGATATAACTTTGAAGATGCGATCGTAATCTCTGAAAAAGTCGTACGAGAGGATATTTTTACCTCCATTCATATAGATGAATACGCTTTGGAAGTTAGGGATACCAAATTGGGTGCCGAAGAGTTGACGAACGATATCCCGAACGTTTCCGAGGAAGCTACCAAGGATTTGGATGAAAACGGTATGATCCGTATTGGTGCGGAAGTAAAACCTGGGGACATCCTTATTGGTAAGATTACACCAAAAGGGGAATCCGATCCAACGCCGGAGGAAAAATTGCTTCGTGCCATTTTTGGGGATAAGGCCGGTGATGTAAAGGATGCTTCATTAAAAGCTTCACCATCACTTAGAGGAGTTGTTATTGACAAAAAATTGTTCTCGCGTTCCATTAAGGATAAGCGAAAACGTTCGGAGGATAAGGAAGCCATTTCCAAATTGGAGATGGACTATGAAGTGAGATTCCAGCAACTAAAGGATGTTTTGGTGGAAAAACTGTTTGCTTTGGTAAACGGTAAAACCTCTCAAGGGGTACAGAACGACCTTGGTGAAGAAGTACTTCCAAAAGGTAAGAAGTACACCATAAAGATGCTGAACTCAGTGGATGACTTTGCCCATTTGATCAGTGGAACATGGACCACGGATGACAAAACCAACATCTTGGTCAATGACTTGTTGCATAACTATAAAATCAAATTGAATGACCTTCAGGGAAGTTTAAGGAGGGATAAGTTTACCATTTCAGTCGGAGATGAATTGCCTGCCGGAATCATGAAACTGGCCAAAGTCTATATCGCCAAAAAGCGCAAACTTAAAGTAGGTGATAAAATGGCGGGTCGTCACGGAAATAAAGGTATTGTAGCACGTATCGTACGTCAGGAAGATATGCCTTTCCTTGAAGATGGAACCCCGGTCGATATTGTTTTGAATCCGCTAGGTGTACCTTCCCGGATGAACATCGGTCAGATTTATGAAACCGTATTGGGTTGGGCAGGTCAAAAATTGGGAAGGAAATACGCCACACCAATTTTTGATGGAGCTTCTTTGGACGAAATCAATGGATTTACGGACGAAGCCGGTGTGCCTCGTTTTGGTCATACCTATTTGTATGACGGTGGCACGGGTGAACGCTTTGACCAGGCAGCGACCGTTGGGGTTATCTATATGCTTAAACTAGGCCATATGGTGGATGACAAAATGCACGCACGTTCCATTGGACCATACTCTTTGATTACACAACAACCATTGGGCGGTAAAGCGCAATTTGGTGGTCAACGATTTGGTGAGATGGAGGTTTGGGCATTGGAAGCCTATGGTGCTTCCTCTACCCTGCGTGAGATTTTGACCGTAAAATCGGATGACGTTATAGGACGGGCCAAAACCTACGAGTCCATCGTAAAAGGGGAGACCATGCCAGAACCTGGATTGCCAGAATCTTTCAATGTATTGATGCACGAACTCAAGGGATTGGGTCTGGATATTAGATTGGAAGAATAA